In Thermodesulfovibrio aggregans, the following proteins share a genomic window:
- the ilvC gene encoding ketol-acid reductoisomerase: MKIYYDVDVNTDVLKGKKIAIIGYGSQGHAHANNLRDSGFDVIVGLRKGKSWQKAENAGFTVMPVSEASKIADIIMILTPDELQPELYKTEIEPNIKKGAFLAFAHGFNIHFGQIVPSDDINVFMVAPKGPGHLVRSEYLKGMGVPCLMAVYQDPSGITKDVALAYAVGIGGGRAGIIETTFKDETETDLFGEQVVLCGGLTALITAAFETLVEAGYPPELAYFECLHEVKLIADLIYEGGISLMRYSVSNTAQYGDLTRGPRVINSSVKAEMKKILEEIQNGTFAKEWILECRVGKPTFNALTKKGEEHPIEKVGEKLRAMMPWLKTSKLVDKSKA; the protein is encoded by the coding sequence ATGAAAATCTATTACGATGTTGATGTAAACACAGATGTACTCAAAGGTAAAAAAATTGCAATCATAGGATACGGCAGCCAGGGACATGCCCATGCTAATAATCTCAGAGACAGTGGATTTGATGTTATTGTCGGATTGAGAAAAGGTAAAAGTTGGCAAAAGGCTGAAAATGCAGGATTCACAGTAATGCCTGTTTCAGAGGCATCAAAAATAGCAGACATCATAATGATTCTCACTCCTGATGAACTTCAGCCCGAACTTTATAAAACAGAGATAGAACCAAATATCAAAAAAGGTGCTTTTCTTGCCTTTGCACATGGTTTTAACATTCACTTTGGTCAGATTGTCCCTTCAGATGATATAAATGTTTTTATGGTAGCTCCAAAAGGACCGGGGCATCTTGTAAGAAGTGAGTATTTAAAAGGAATGGGAGTGCCATGTCTTATGGCTGTTTATCAGGATCCTTCAGGAATAACAAAGGATGTTGCCCTTGCTTATGCAGTTGGCATTGGTGGTGGGAGAGCAGGAATTATTGAAACAACCTTTAAGGATGAAACAGAAACTGACCTTTTTGGTGAGCAGGTTGTTCTGTGCGGTGGGTTGACTGCTCTAATAACAGCAGCCTTTGAAACACTTGTTGAAGCAGGATATCCTCCTGAGCTTGCCTATTTTGAGTGTCTCCATGAAGTAAAACTTATTGCTGACTTAATTTACGAAGGTGGAATCTCATTAATGCGTTATTCAGTAAGCAATACTGCTCAGTATGGAGACCTCACCAGAGGACCAAGAGTGATCAACAGCTCTGTAAAAGCTGAGATGAAAAAAATTCTTGAGGAAATTCAGAATGGTACCTTTGCAAAAGAATGGATACTTGAATGCAGAGTTGGAAAACCCACTTTTAATGCACTTACGAAAAAAGGCGAAGAACATCCAATTGAAAAGGTTGGAGAAAAATTAAGAGCTATGATGCCATGGCTTAAAACTTCAAAATTAGTGGATAAATCAAAGGCATGA
- a CDS encoding phosphatidylserine decarboxylase family protein — MIRKEVIPYVGGALFLSSFFYLLWLEPLAIACLVICLFFLYFFRDPERVPPLDPNAVVSPADGKVIEIRQNSSLCSQNHTEVSIFMSPLDVHVNRVPFDGIVKEIIHTPGKFFSAFKERAYRENENIKITFETPHGQIVVRQVAGFIARRAICWLKERESYRKGERLGMIKFSSRVDICLPSSFKIQVKVGQKVRAGQTVIALLQK; from the coding sequence ATGATAAGAAAAGAAGTAATACCATATGTTGGTGGAGCATTATTTTTAAGCTCATTTTTTTACTTATTATGGTTAGAACCCCTTGCAATTGCCTGTCTGGTAATATGTCTGTTTTTTCTCTATTTTTTCCGTGATCCTGAGAGAGTTCCGCCACTAGATCCTAATGCAGTGGTCTCTCCTGCAGACGGCAAGGTAATAGAAATAAGACAAAATAGTAGCCTATGTAGTCAAAATCATACTGAAGTTAGCATTTTTATGTCACCTCTTGATGTTCATGTAAATAGAGTTCCCTTTGATGGTATTGTAAAAGAGATAATTCATACACCAGGCAAATTTTTTTCAGCATTTAAAGAGAGAGCTTACAGAGAAAATGAAAATATAAAGATAACTTTTGAAACTCCCCATGGACAAATTGTTGTAAGACAGGTTGCAGGTTTTATTGCAAGAAGAGCAATATGCTGGTTAAAAGAGAGAGAAAGTTACCGCAAAGGTGAAAGATTGGGGATGATTAAATTTAGTTCACGGGTAGATATATGTCTACCCTCTTCTTTTAAAATCCAGGTAAAAGTTGGACAGAAAGTTAGAGCAGGACAGACAGTAATTGCATTATTGCAGAAATGA
- the pssA gene encoding CDP-diacylglycerol--serine O-phosphatidyltransferase: protein MIRPKRKIKDPDRKPRKGVYILPNALTLCGMFLGFYAIISAINGKFIHSAWAIILANIFDGLDGLVARLTKTTTRFGIELDSLSDLVSFGIAPAILIYKWGLSDFGRVGFAIAFLFVACGALRLARFNIQVGFTKSFKGLPIPGAATMLAAIVIFCQEILNFVPHRDLIFPVITFILSLLMVSNLKFHGLKEIDFREKKPFWILLFFMLILIFIVIHPNFAIFILVSVYVFSGIIENIIILIKKRKQKTEVEDEKNKDI from the coding sequence ATGATAAGACCTAAAAGAAAAATAAAAGATCCGGATAGAAAACCAAGAAAAGGTGTTTACATTCTTCCAAATGCTCTTACACTTTGTGGGATGTTTTTAGGCTTTTATGCAATAATATCAGCTATAAATGGAAAATTCATTCACTCCGCGTGGGCGATAATCTTAGCTAACATATTTGATGGACTCGATGGACTGGTTGCAAGACTTACAAAAACAACTACCCGTTTTGGTATTGAGCTTGATTCTCTATCAGATCTCGTTAGTTTTGGGATAGCTCCTGCAATTCTCATTTACAAATGGGGGTTGTCAGATTTCGGAAGAGTTGGTTTTGCAATAGCCTTTTTATTTGTTGCCTGCGGAGCTCTAAGACTTGCAAGGTTCAACATTCAAGTAGGTTTTACTAAATCATTTAAAGGACTGCCAATACCTGGAGCTGCCACAATGCTTGCTGCTATAGTTATTTTTTGTCAGGAAATACTAAATTTTGTTCCCCATAGAGATTTAATTTTCCCTGTAATTACTTTCATTCTATCGCTTTTGATGGTCAGCAATCTTAAATTTCATGGACTTAAAGAGATTGATTTTAGAGAAAAAAAACCTTTCTGGATACTTTTATTTTTTATGCTCATATTAATCTTTATAGTAATCCATCCAAATTTTGCAATATTCATACTTGTAAGTGTTTATGTTTTTTCAGGTATAATTGAAAATATAATAATTTTAATCAAAAAAAGAAAACAAAAAACTGAGGTGGAAGATGAGAAGAATAAAGATATTTGA
- a CDS encoding 2-isopropylmalate synthase, whose translation MRRIKIFDTTLRDGEQSPGASMNVEEKIQVAKQLKKLGVDIIEAGFPIASPGDFEAVNRISKEVKGLVIAGLCRARDEDIERAAEALKPAEQRRIHTFIATSDIHLKYKLRMDRQQVIEAAVKAVKKARQYTDDVEFSAEDATRSDWDYLCKVTEEVIKAGATTVNIPDTVGYTIPQEYGELIEYLMNKVPNIDKATISVHCHNDLGLAVANSLTAILKGAGQVECTINGIGERAGNAALEEIVMALKVRGDFFKADTGIVTQELYRTSRLVSKITGMVVQPNKAIVGANAFAHEAGIHQDGVLKERTTYEIMRPEDIGIPSSKIVLGKHSGRHAFKKRLEELGFSLTEDEINRAFERFKRLADQKKYIFNEDIEALVSDEVLKITEVYQLIDLEIASGTKKKPTATVRMKINGEEKEITTSGDGPVDAVYKAITELTGSKAELNKFEIKAITGGTDALGEVTVILEEGGHTVRGHGSDTDIIVASAKAYINALNKLALRNLKA comes from the coding sequence ATGAGAAGAATAAAGATATTTGATACAACTTTGAGAGATGGAGAGCAGTCTCCCGGAGCTTCAATGAATGTAGAAGAAAAAATTCAGGTTGCAAAACAGCTAAAAAAACTTGGAGTTGACATAATAGAGGCAGGTTTCCCAATTGCCTCACCAGGTGATTTTGAAGCAGTAAACAGAATTTCAAAGGAAGTAAAAGGCTTAGTCATTGCCGGGCTTTGCAGAGCACGGGATGAAGATATTGAAAGGGCTGCAGAAGCTTTAAAGCCTGCAGAACAGAGAAGAATTCACACATTTATTGCCACATCAGATATTCATCTTAAATACAAACTTAGAATGGACCGTCAGCAGGTAATTGAGGCAGCAGTTAAAGCAGTTAAGAAAGCAAGACAGTACACTGATGATGTTGAGTTTTCAGCTGAAGATGCTACCCGTTCTGACTGGGATTATCTGTGTAAAGTAACTGAAGAAGTAATAAAAGCAGGTGCTACTACTGTAAACATACCTGACACAGTGGGTTACACCATCCCTCAGGAATATGGAGAGCTTATTGAATATCTCATGAACAAAGTTCCAAACATTGACAAAGCTACAATTAGTGTTCACTGTCATAATGACCTCGGTCTTGCTGTTGCTAATTCCCTTACGGCAATACTAAAAGGCGCAGGGCAAGTAGAGTGCACCATAAATGGAATTGGTGAAAGAGCAGGAAATGCTGCGCTGGAGGAAATTGTCATGGCACTTAAAGTTAGGGGAGACTTTTTCAAAGCAGATACAGGAATTGTTACTCAAGAGCTTTACAGAACAAGCAGACTTGTGAGCAAGATTACAGGAATGGTTGTTCAGCCCAATAAAGCAATTGTTGGAGCAAATGCCTTTGCGCATGAAGCAGGAATTCATCAGGACGGTGTTCTAAAAGAAAGAACAACCTATGAAATCATGAGACCTGAAGATATAGGAATTCCAAGTTCAAAAATTGTTCTTGGCAAACACTCGGGCCGACATGCGTTCAAGAAAAGACTTGAAGAGCTTGGCTTTAGCCTCACAGAAGACGAAATAAACAGAGCTTTTGAGAGATTTAAAAGGCTCGCTGATCAGAAAAAGTACATATTCAACGAAGACATTGAAGCACTTGTTTCCGATGAAGTATTGAAAATTACAGAAGTGTATCAATTAATAGACCTTGAAATAGCAAGTGGAACAAAGAAAAAGCCAACTGCTACAGTAAGAATGAAGATAAACGGAGAAGAAAAAGAAATTACCACCTCAGGTGATGGACCTGTTGATGCAGTATATAAAGCAATTACTGAACTTACTGGCTCAAAGGCTGAATTAAATAAATTTGAAATAAAAGCAATCACCGGTGGAACAGATGCTCTTGGAGAGGTAACAGTTATACTTGAAGAAGGAGGGCACACTGTGAGAGGACATGGTTCTGACACAGATATAATTGTTGCCTCTGCAAAAGCTTATATTAATGCTCTGAATAAGCTTGCACTAAGGAATTTGAAGGCTTAA
- a CDS encoding ATP-binding protein — translation MAHRARKISIFSEILSGDAIIKIMFNKSQAFIWNGKEKQLKPVIRIPTQKIDELYGIEEQKKLLIENTKAFIEGKRVNNVLLWGERGTGKTTLIKSLLNYFKDTPLRMIQVLKSDIITISYLYDIIYENPQFRCIIFIDDLSFNENEEEFRDLKLIMDGGLEEFPENSVIYATSNRRTLMPAVSQSDNELFPEDTLQERASLIERFGLRIGFYRFSEEQYLEIVKHYASKNGISLSQNELIKKAHEWALVHGTTGRSAYQFVLSLQIP, via the coding sequence ATGGCTCATAGAGCACGAAAGATCAGTATCTTTAGTGAAATCCTATCAGGAGATGCTATAATAAAAATTATGTTTAATAAATCTCAGGCATTCATATGGAATGGAAAAGAAAAGCAATTAAAGCCTGTTATTAGAATTCCTACACAAAAAATAGATGAACTCTACGGCATTGAAGAACAGAAAAAACTTCTTATTGAAAACACAAAGGCTTTTATTGAAGGTAAAAGAGTAAATAATGTTCTATTATGGGGTGAAAGAGGGACAGGTAAAACCACGCTAATAAAAAGTTTGCTTAACTATTTCAAGGACACTCCTCTTAGAATGATTCAAGTTTTAAAGAGTGATATCATCACAATTTCTTATCTTTATGACATTATTTACGAAAATCCTCAGTTCAGATGCATCATATTCATAGATGACCTTTCTTTTAATGAAAACGAAGAGGAGTTTAGAGACTTAAAACTGATAATGGATGGTGGGCTTGAGGAGTTCCCTGAAAATTCAGTAATTTATGCTACTTCAAACAGAAGAACTCTTATGCCAGCAGTATCTCAGTCTGACAATGAACTTTTCCCTGAGGATACTCTTCAGGAGCGTGCTTCCTTGATTGAGAGATTTGGATTGAGAATTGGATTTTATAGATTTTCGGAAGAGCAGTATCTTGAAATAGTAAAGCATTATGCCAGCAAGAATGGAATTAGTTTGTCCCAAAATGAATTAATAAAAAAAGCCCATGAATGGGCTTTGGTTCATGGAACAACAGGGAGATCAGCCTATCAGTTTGTGTTAAGCCTTCAAATTCCTTAG
- a CDS encoding methylated-DNA--[protein]-cysteine S-methyltransferase: MLACVKTPIGFLEIFFDQSFAVKKISLVRPKEIFIPIAASEFIEQLIAYFEGKLLEFNYPINIQGLSNFDKKVLDLTRKIPYGHTVTYKLMAEKINTSPRAIGQALRRNPIPIIIPCHRVIKSDGTQGGYSLGIEVKKWLIEHERSVSLVKSYQEML, translated from the coding sequence ATGCTTGCCTGCGTAAAAACTCCCATTGGTTTTCTTGAGATTTTCTTTGATCAGAGTTTTGCAGTTAAAAAAATATCATTAGTAAGACCTAAAGAAATATTTATTCCAATAGCTGCATCAGAGTTTATTGAGCAGTTAATTGCATATTTTGAAGGCAAACTCTTAGAGTTTAACTACCCAATCAACATTCAAGGTCTATCTAACTTTGATAAAAAAGTTCTTGATTTAACTCGTAAAATTCCCTATGGACATACTGTTACCTATAAACTTATGGCTGAAAAAATTAATACATCACCAAGAGCTATTGGTCAGGCTTTAAGGCGGAATCCAATTCCAATTATAATTCCATGTCATAGAGTGATTAAATCTGACGGAACACAGGGTGGATACTCTCTTGGAATTGAAGTCAAAAAATGGCTCATAGAGCACGAAAGATCAGTATCTTTAGTGAAATCCTATCAGGAGATGCTATAA
- a CDS encoding DUF6485 family protein, protein MECKVERNKKICTCSYEPCEKKGICCECLHYHRKRGELPACYFTPEVEATYDRSIKRFISMYQGKK, encoded by the coding sequence ATGGAATGCAAAGTTGAGAGAAACAAAAAAATCTGTACCTGCAGTTATGAACCCTGTGAAAAAAAGGGAATCTGCTGTGAATGTTTACATTATCACAGAAAAAGGGGAGAACTCCCTGCATGTTATTTCACTCCAGAGGTGGAAGCTACCTATGACAGAAGCATAAAGAGATTTATTTCGATGTATCAAGGTAAAAAGTAA
- a CDS encoding metallophosphoesterase family protein, whose protein sequence is MLSEVLYNPDLIRDFEPDDIIQILKGCSEILAKEPALVKLSSQNGESVFVGDTHGDFSTTQYITGRFLQNSDKQYLIFLGDYIDREPEPAGSVWNIVYLCLLKMNFPDRVFLLKGNHEADYAVRCFPYEFSDELVEIFGSIGVKLHDHALNVFRQMPLMLQTANGVIASHSGFPMRGQAVDDKSREDLIIEILWADPEISPIFRGFGIPKFTEEQLIDFLKLTGASCFLRAHDYNLAGRAIYSNRCITVFTCRRYASRAGIIVAKVDLSKKIKDATDIVLEDLTFYLDTSK, encoded by the coding sequence ATGCTTTCGGAGGTTCTCTATAATCCTGATTTAATACGAGATTTTGAGCCAGATGATATTATTCAAATTTTAAAAGGCTGTTCAGAAATTCTGGCAAAAGAACCTGCTTTGGTTAAACTTTCCTCTCAGAATGGAGAATCTGTATTTGTAGGAGATACACATGGTGATTTTTCAACAACACAATACATAACTGGAAGATTTTTACAGAACTCAGATAAACAGTATCTCATATTTCTTGGAGACTACATTGACAGAGAACCGGAGCCAGCAGGTTCTGTTTGGAACATCGTCTATCTTTGTTTGCTTAAAATGAATTTCCCAGATAGAGTTTTTTTACTAAAAGGTAACCACGAAGCAGACTACGCAGTAAGATGCTTTCCATACGAATTTAGTGATGAACTTGTTGAGATTTTTGGGAGTATAGGAGTAAAACTACACGATCATGCTTTAAATGTTTTTAGACAGATGCCTCTCATGCTTCAGACAGCAAATGGAGTTATAGCTTCCCATAGTGGATTTCCTATGAGAGGGCAAGCAGTAGATGATAAATCTCGGGAAGATTTAATTATAGAAATTTTATGGGCAGATCCTGAAATCTCTCCAATCTTTAGAGGATTTGGAATTCCTAAATTTACTGAAGAGCAACTTATTGATTTCTTAAAATTGACAGGTGCCTCATGTTTTTTAAGGGCTCACGACTACAACTTAGCAGGCAGAGCCATATACTCAAACAGATGTATTACTGTCTTTACCTGCCGCAGATACGCTTCACGGGCAGGCATTATTGTTGCAAAAGTTGATCTATCAAAAAAAATTAAAGATGCTACTGATATAGTTTTAGAAGACCTTACTTTTTACCTTGATACATCGAAATAA
- a CDS encoding HEAT repeat domain-containing protein: MKFVVKLLILAFLLIPCTNSYSLTIDELLKELDVPHWREKISDPAFVEKFKTSERLSTVIDLANARGYDWRYRIRAIRLLGNIGTPQAKEALLQMFQDPFFHHECPSLKSYVADALGDCEPSRRLLEILKEGLKDAEILVREATAKSLGRLKMREAVEYLKEAFLMEKALAVRIAIVNALKSINTPEAKDFIKKIASDGNHRELIDAFGGSL, from the coding sequence ATGAAGTTTGTTGTGAAACTGCTTATTTTAGCATTTCTACTTATTCCTTGCACCAATAGCTACAGTCTTACAATTGATGAGCTTCTTAAGGAACTTGATGTCCCCCATTGGAGAGAAAAAATTTCAGATCCTGCTTTTGTTGAAAAGTTCAAAACTTCTGAAAGACTTTCAACAGTTATAGATCTTGCAAATGCAAGAGGTTATGACTGGAGATACAGAATTCGTGCCATAAGACTTCTTGGCAATATTGGAACTCCTCAGGCAAAAGAAGCTCTACTTCAGATGTTTCAGGATCCCTTTTTTCATCATGAATGTCCTTCGTTAAAATCTTATGTAGCTGATGCATTAGGTGATTGCGAGCCGAGCAGAAGACTTCTTGAAATTCTCAAAGAAGGATTGAAAGACGCTGAAATTCTTGTAAGGGAAGCTACTGCTAAATCATTAGGAAGACTTAAGATGAGAGAGGCAGTTGAATACTTAAAAGAAGCTTTTCTTATGGAAAAAGCTCTTGCCGTGAGGATAGCAATAGTTAATGCACTGAAATCAATTAACACACCTGAGGCAAAAGATTTTATAAAGAAAATAGCCTCTGACGGAAATCATAGAGAATTAATAGATGCTTTCGGAGGTTCTCTATAA
- a CDS encoding class II aldolase/adducin family protein, with product MQWKKEREQIVRAAKKIYRKGLVTGYSGNISTRLNEKLIAITPKSKSYSKLKASDIVIIDFDGNLVEGSNEPSSERMLHIEIYKNRKDVNAIIHTHSTFACTIAALNFSLPLILDEQIEILGGEIGVTKYAPSGTKELAEETVKTLAQKKAVLLSKHGAVGVGSTIEEAFLVCELLEKLCKIYVFMRSIGQ from the coding sequence ATGCAATGGAAAAAAGAAAGAGAACAAATTGTCAGGGCAGCAAAAAAGATTTACAGAAAAGGGCTTGTTACTGGATATAGTGGAAATATCAGCACGAGATTGAATGAAAAACTTATTGCAATAACCCCAAAATCAAAATCTTACAGTAAACTTAAAGCATCGGATATCGTGATCATTGATTTTGATGGAAATTTAGTGGAAGGTAGCAATGAACCGTCTTCTGAAAGGATGCTCCATATTGAAATATACAAAAATAGAAAAGATGTAAACGCCATAATTCATACTCACTCTACCTTTGCATGCACAATTGCAGCTTTAAATTTTTCTCTCCCTCTGATTCTTGATGAACAGATTGAAATTCTTGGTGGTGAGATAGGTGTTACAAAGTATGCTCCTTCAGGAACAAAAGAGCTTGCAGAGGAAACTGTGAAGACATTAGCTCAAAAAAAAGCTGTTTTATTGTCCAAGCATGGAGCTGTTGGTGTTGGCTCTACAATAGAAGAGGCATTTTTAGTCTGTGAACTTCTTGAAAAACTCTGTAAAATTTATGTTTTTATGAGATCAATTGGACAATGA